In Heterodontus francisci isolate sHetFra1 chromosome 5, sHetFra1.hap1, whole genome shotgun sequence, one DNA window encodes the following:
- the bloc1s5 gene encoding biogenesis of lysosome-related organelles complex 1 subunit 5: protein MERARKDLSEIHSRLFDHRPIIQADIRYFVREFEEKRGFREQRGLESVNNLIVELNDQTLPKTKEAMSGGIPSVLARLQAANHIMSRIQQREQEADQNDQLRASRVRRKAEWEAFVNEQHRKGAEAEEEHAKAAEWLKEQYAVMEKDLVKFRTF, encoded by the exons atgGAGCGCGCGCGGAAAG ATTTGAGTGAGATTCATTCCAGGCTGTTTGACCATAGGCCCATCATCCAGGCAGACATTCGCTATTTTGTTAGAGAGTTCGAG GAGAAGCGTGGATTTCGAGAGCAGAGGGGGCTGGAAAGCGTGAACAATCTGATAGTGGAGCTCAATGACCAGACCCTTCCTAAGACCAAGGAGGCAATGAGCGGCGGCATTCCAAGTGTTCTTGCCAGGT TGCAAGCTGCAAATCACATTATGAGCAGAATCCAGCAGAGGGAGCAGGAGGCCGATCAG AATGACCAGCTGCGAGCCAGCAGAGTGAGGCGCAAGGCTGAATGGGAGGCCTTTGTGAACGAGCAGCACCGCAAAGGTGCAGAAGCGGAGGAGGAACATGCGAAAGCGGCCGAGTGGCTGAAGGAGCAGTATGCAGTAATGGAGAAGGACTTGGTAAAGTTCAGGACATTTTAA